The Molothrus ater isolate BHLD 08-10-18 breed brown headed cowbird chromosome 6, BPBGC_Mater_1.1, whole genome shotgun sequence genome segment CTCTGGATGGGCTTTATCCCTTGGAGTTGTTTACAAGGATCCTGTTATGGAAGTCTGGGTGGCCCTTCGAGGTGCTGAAGGagtaatgaaaatatttttcaaaatatatttgggTTTGATTGTGTTTATTTACTCAGGCATTGAGCTTCAGCTCAGTGGATAAAATAATAAGTAAACAGCACAAAAACTGGAGtattccctttctttccacagGGATGAACACTTTGCTTCATGCCCCCATCCAGGCCTTGGGACAGCAGACTGAGGTATGTGAAGGCTGTAATTTTTTGGTGCTGAAAAACCAGTGTCCAAAATACATCACAAGAATTTGTGTAGTAAAGATTAAAAATGTTAACTGCCTTTGTATTCACATAAAATTCTCTTCAAACTGAGTATTCTATGTTTTGAAGTACTGAGTATTCTATGTTTTGAAGTGTGTCCTAATCTGATAGTCATTGGACTGCAACATAAATAACTCTTGCTTCTGAAATTCCTTTACAACTTCTCAGTAAAGCAGTAGTTCCTCCATTCTTGTCTGCTTTGCAAGCCTTCATGAGCctcccttattttttttcctaatataaGTTCTTAAGACAAGTATAATAATCAGATATTCATCTGATCACAATTATATTTTGCAAAAGTAAGGCCAACTAACCAGtcagagaaaatacaaatactttaaatattttatttcactagTTACTTTCTAATTCTGCCTTTAATTCTCTGCTAGATGCAGCAACCAGTTCTTATCTTACTTGATCATCTGATTTAGCAGTCACATTTGGAATGTGCACACAACAAGAATtattgtttaaatttaaataactACATATTTCATGTTTGTGTAACAGTAATAGCTCTAAAGCTAATCTGCTTTGTAAGGTCTCATGTTATAGAAGTTACATTCTGTAATTTGCCAAAATCTTGCATTTACTTTAAGACTACATTTTCCTTCCAAGAAATTAATATCGTTTATGTTATTACTGTAAATATGtaattatttatcattttcatCTGGATGTAATAAATAATACTTCCCTAGAACATCATATCCTATCCTAAAACAATAGGATTTGCATATCTGCATAAAAACTCCACAGTGTGAGTCAGTCTTGCTGTTTAATGTGTGATTCTTGTGTTACCCACATGTGATGAGCTCAGAGTTCAATTCCTTCCACTCTGAGTGCAGTGTAGGTCACCAGGAGGACTTGATATGGTCCCTTCCACTTCTCCTGGGTTGGTCCAAAACTCCAGGTTCTGATGAACACCGGATCTTCTGGTTTGAAAGGATGTACAGGCGAGTCTGGTCCCAGTGATATGCTGGTAACAATGTACCTTGTAAAACTTAAGAGAGTCAATTTTAATACTATTATATTAATTACAGTAAAATTTTGTGGCTTCCCTTACCTTGTTGGTGTGGCATGGGGAAAGTTTCTGGCCATCTAGAGAAAGTACCAAAATACTAAAATGTACCAGCCCCCCTCATTCTGCCTGGGCAGTTCTGCAAATTCAGTTTGCCAATAATTACCTGGTAAATTCCTCTGTTTTACTAGCCTTGGAGGTGGCCTTCCTtccttggaaaggaaaacaaattattgtggaaaacaaattacttatttttcaatttaatgATCTTAGTTTTGGTCACCTTTGTGCTTACTAAATTCCTTTATACATTAGCTActgtattttctatttcctaAGTGTTTCTTGATGGTTTTAGTTCTGTTATCTTATACATTAATTTGGAGGTGCAATTACTCACCTACATGAATTTACTAATCACTTGCTGGGATTTTCCGTGGCTTCCAATAGTGGGGCTAACTGCCTgtcctggtttggtttttgttcccAGACATTCAATTTTTTGCTAGGTATTAGTGCAAGGATACCTTTTTCATTAACTTCTCTTGCTGTTGTGTCAGCTAATTGATTCCCTGTATTAAATGGGAAGTCTCCAAACTGATGGGCTTTACAAGGACATCCTGCTGGCAATATCCAATGTCCTCCTTTTGGCTCCAaaccagctgtgcccatgggggGACACATATCATCTTTTGTGCTTCTCTGTAGCTACCACTGCTCTCAGGTATCTGGGTCACCTTCCCTTGCACTGTCCAATTGTTTGGACAGGCTGCTTCCATGATCCCAAACACCAGCAATGCCCCCAGTGCCAGGTAAATCCTTTCATGCACAGATATAACTCAAATGGTTTGGTTCAAGACTGAGGCTCTCAGTGCAGGGGTTGGCATTAAGGTTCTTTCAGGGCTTTCAGGTGCTCTGGCTCTCAGGGGTCCAAACCAAGTATTTTTGGTGGAGGGCCATGCAAAGCCCATAATTGCAATCCATAAGTGACACCATCCAGCCATACATAAGGAGGTTCATAGTCCTTGGCTCTGGAGTCTGGCAAATGGCttcttttcagctgcttcccaagcttcttttttttcctgcaagatCTTAAAACTAAAGTATGTTACTGCTTCTTTGCTTATTTGTGCTATTTTCTCTGACACCCTGTATCCAGACAGTTCTAAGAAATGTAGCAGACTTACAGTAGCATTGAGTCACTTACTTTCAGTCTTGATTGCTGGCAGAATACTTTCCAATTTTATTTGCTGTCAAGAGTGTGTACAGATTAGCTACCACTGGATGAATATCAGGAACTTTTCATTAATGGCCCTTAAATCTTAAATCTATAACTGATAATATTGATGTATTATATTCTGATTCATATTCTTTCACTATTCTAAAATTTCTTTATAAGTCTCTCCAGCTTCCCCATGCCTCCGACTTAATAGGATATTGGTTTTGCTTTACCAGTCTGGCTTCAGGTTTGAGAGTAATCCTCACCAATTTGGCCACCTTTGATCATCTAGGCATCTCAGTTGCCCATACCAGCAGGGTTACAGCAttctctgcctcctctgggATTCTGTCCAGCTCTTCTTAGTCCTATAACATAAAAATCTTTGCCATGATGGCTTTTGATTCTGGTGTTTCAGTTTGTATTTGCCCATCCTAGAAAGTTATTTGAACATCCAATTTTCCCAATGAATCTCTCCCCAGCAAGGGGATTGAGCATCCAGGAGTATACAGACTGGTGTTTCCCCCactgttttattaatttaaatagtAATCATTGTAAAAAAGGCCTGTTCTCTTTCCTCCCTATTGCCCCCACAACACTTACAGGTTTGAGCTAAGTTTTCCTCTGCATATATTCCATACTGAATAAGTTGTTTCTGtatcaattaaaaaatttaccttttcattcattcattgcAATAATGTAACCAGGGCTCAGCTAAGATGATTCCCCTGGTTCCTTTAGggggatttttcattttcacttaaGGTCTTGGGCTTGATGGCTTGAAAAACCTGGTTTAGGTTCTTTGTTTGATTTGCCTGGCTTGGGGACACTCCCTTTTCCAGTGTCCCCATTTTTTACAAATTGCCAAATACATTTCAGCTATCAACTATCACAGCACAAAGTGCCAAATACATTTCAGACACTGATTATCACAATGCAAATTGCCAGATATAATTCAGCCACTAATTACTACAAGTTACTAAAGTATACTTtatactttatatatttttatattatatatttatttatattttatatactttgTTTCTCACTGAGAGGGGTCCTGAGTCCTAGTTATAGTTTCAAACacttcagcagctctgtccaGATTTTCCCTTTAAACTCCTGCCACCTTTCTCCATGACATTAAATCCACTATTAAAAACAAGATTACTGGACAATAATTCCCAACAACCTGCTGGAGGGGGGTTATCAGAATTTCCCTGGCATCTCTCCCAACATCTCCTTGCTGCCTTCTAGCCTGTCCTGCAATTGGACCAAAATCCTCCTATCCCCTAAAACGTTCTCTCTGTTCCAGTCCACTTTTCCAAGACTCACTTATGTGTCTAACTGTATTCCCTGGTGATTCATGATTCACCCCCTTTATTCTTTGCCACAGAGCAACCATCAGCTCTAAATCATCCTCCTGCTCTTCTTGCCTGCACTTTAAGCACCTCTTTTAACCCTttgccttcttttccttttcaagtgTACAAGGAATTTAATCCCACTTATTTTCCATTCTATGAAACAACGCAAATTGCAATATTTATTCTACTGCAAGGTTCTATCCTTAGGCCACATCTCTTGATCTTCCTGTGTATAAAGTGGCCACCACTGATgacaaaatttttaaagttctcCTTCTTACACAAGGGGCATTGAGCAGTTCCAGGCCAGTAGTTTTTGGAAAACAAGCGTTGTGATAATTCACCGGGTATAGACAATTTATCATCTGGTAACAAATATATTCATTATGCTtgataaaatataatatatctCATTACAATTTCCTCCCACTGCTATAAAACTATAAGTGCTTTCTGTTCAAGAGACCAAAATCTCCCTTATCAGTGATGAAAAAGTCTTTTGAAACATCCAgcatggtgctgctgctttggagcAGGTGGACAATAAACTGGTGGAAATAAAAGGTGGAAATCATGTTGTAgagaaatatcagaaaataCTGATCCATAAGCCTCGGTAAGAGGTCTGTGCTTGCTAAGATGTGGTTCGATGTGAGGTGTAAGATGAGACACATTGTTTTGTTAAAAGCCATTTAAATGTTATATATTTGCATAATTTAGTCATTGCCCTTTCCTCAAATATGTTACTGCTTATCAGGGAGGCCTGAAATTAacaggttggtttttttaagaaaaggctTATAGAGCTAAAACCTTAGGTCATTACATTAATCAACATTAGCTGACTTCTGTTTTAAATAGAATAAACCATTGATCATTTGTTTTGAGTGCCAGTCACtgaattctcctttttttgttgtttttcagtgGCATGACgtggaccaggctgctccaaggatGGACAAGCAGGACACCACCCTCCTGTTCTCGGAGGAGAATGAGATGGAGATGACAGCCAGTCACACAGCCATGATCTCACGGAACCTGAGCACCCACCAGCCTGACAGAACTGAGAAAATAGacttcagctccttcctggcTAAGTTAAACTCCAGCCAGGGGAAGGCAGAAACCAGCAAGGAATTGAGTTTGCTCTCTGACTCCACAAACCATCCGGGCCCCTCTTTGGAACAGAAGGAAGAAGCCactactgtgaaaaaaatagatttcaaTGAATTTCTGCTGAGACTGAAGTCAAACAAtcctgctgagggagctgacaGGGACAATGTTTgctgtgtcccttcccaagGCTCGGGAGATGTGACGCAGCTGTCTGGGGAATTTGGCTATTCCCATGAGCCACTGGACACCTGCAATGTGACAAGAGTGTTTCGAGGCCGAGAAGGTGGGATGGAGATGACAAAATGTGAGGCAGCTGATGTTAAAATTCCATTCCCTGGCGTCAGCGAGgttccagcagagcagtgggagtGTGGGGATGTTACCCAGGCTTTTGCAGACGAGGGCATGGACGTCACAACCAGTCACACTGCAAAGGTGTCCTTTGCCCTCTCCACTGTTGGGAACCAAAGGCTCAACTTCCAGAAGGATTTCCCACCTACAGAGTTAGATAATTCTGTGTTCAGGGGAGCATCTAATCCCAGCCTGAATGTTCAGCAGGACCCTCAGCTTTGTgcagacagaaaagcagcaagtgctgaaggcagaggagagcccccagtgctgcgagctgggaagcaggaggcCGGGGCATTGGCTGCCATCCAGGGATCTGTTTCATCTGAGACCATCTTCCGAGGGGACAAAACCATTGTGTTTTCCAAGTGTGATGACATGGAAATGACTGGGAATTACACAGACATCATCTATGAGGCCAGCACCACAGAACAGAGCAGTTCATGCCATAAACCCTGTGAAAAGCCAGTGAGTACCAACCCTccgctggcagggagcagatccCTGGCATGTGGTGACATCCCAAAGGGTCTGGCACCTGGAGATaatcctgctgctgggccctATAAAAACAGTGCCCTTGAACTGCCTTCAGCCTCAGGTGGACAAGTGGAAAATGTGTCTCAAGCTTgtggtcctgctgcagccagctctgggttTGGCTCATATACACATTTTGTGGCTGGTGGTGTTCTGAAGAGCAGGTCTGATCCCTCTGCAAACCCCCAGCTTGTTTTTTCAGGTGAGAAGACAGTAATatttggaggggaagatatggACTTGGCTAAAACGTTTGTTAAGGATGGTGGAGAGAATGTTGATAATGAGCATCCCACTGCAGTGTTCACCTCTGTCACGTGCAAACCTCATTTCCTGGGCAACAGATCCATGTCTTCCAATGTAACTGAGcaggaagaaatggaaataacaAGATGCCACACTGTTTTCTTTGATGGTCAAAGCAGTGGGATAACAGCAGAGACAAAACAAATGCCCTGTAAAATCATTCCAAGAAAGAACCAGAACAAAGATGTCACTGAGGGTGACATATCTGCATATTCTGTAGATATGGACAAGGAAAATGTTGAAGTGAGGAGTATTGATTGGAATATTAAAAGGAGCCAGGCTATGGAGAGCAATGCTCAAGATCTTCAGATGGTAATGGTTGATAAGAAGCTTGGAAAAACCAACTTCCAGGCAAGTGGTCTGAGTTCCTGTGCCAAGAGCATGTGTCTGCTacaagagcaaaacagaggagtCCCTGAGAATGTTGTCACCAACACTGGTGCATCCCTGTCTTTGCAAAGCCAAGAAGTTGGGTCACAGCCtctgggaaaaaaccctccaagCCCCTCAGATTTCTGCACAAATGACACAACAGGCTTGTTTTTAGGTGATCAAAGCATGGACATAACCAAAGCTCATCCTGCTGCCTTTGAGATTGCTCCTATTAACACAGAACAAGGATGCAATAATTATAATCAAAACACTGCAGTATCCAAGCAGCTGCAAAACCAGCCCTTCCCAGTTTCCAGTCATCATGGTGTGGATATCGTGAGTCAAACTGCAGCAATGGAATGTGGGGACTTGAAAATGAGCACCAACAAGCAAATTGTTACTGCTGTGGCTCCAAGTGGTTCATTTGCTTTTAATAACAATCCTGCTCCCTCTGGAATGAGAGGAAATGAACAGTCTGGGACAGTAATAGGAATAAATGCAGAGGGCCAAAAGTCAGAGAGGCAAGAGAAACCTCAGCCTGTGAGGGCAGTAAGCAAAGTATTGCCTACCCAAGGAGACTCTGAGAGACATTTTTCCATGGGTAAAACAGGTTCTTCAAGACAGGATTTAAAAACTCTTCCCTTGactcctgggctgctccagaggggtGCAGAAGAACCAGTGTGGGCCAGGACATCTGAGGCACCCAAGGAAAGTTCCCAGTTAtctttctttggagaaaagtCTGTTGTGTTTCCCCACGGTGAAAACATGGACATGACTGGCAGCGGTGTGGTGATGGTTCCAGTTCACACTGTCAGAGTTTTGtcacaaaacaaagcagcaccTGGATGCTTTGGTCAAGGTGGAAATGAAAGAATGTCCTTGGAAAAAGGGGTCACCACGACAATGCCGgcggagcagggcaggcaggaggctgcaggtggCACAACCATCAGTTTTCCTCTGGCTGAGGACATGGAGATCACCACAACTcacacagggtggcacagacagcccatcccagccattCCTGCTGACAAAACCATTGTGTTTGCCCCTGACCAGGAGGACATGGACATCACTGCATCCCACACTGTTGCTGTCAGTAAGAACATCTGCGGGTTTGAGGCCCAGCAGGTGCCCCACACAAACAcccagcagccaccacagcacatgcatggcagggctggtgccctGCAGAGGTGAAATGGATTCCTCACAATATGCCACAAAACCTCTTCCCTCTTCTGCCTCATCAGTCCCAGCATTTCCGAGTGAGAAAGGAGCTACCCAGGTCCCCAGTGGCACAACACCACATTCCATTTATTCTGTCTCCCTTCAGGAAAGTACTATGGATGTGGGGGCACCGCATGATCAAGGCCTTCCCCCAGATAATTCTGTCCctgtgagcagggagcaggatcTCGCACCACCAGAAAAACTGCAGTCAAAGGGAGTATCTTTGGAGTTCCCAAGTAAGGGCCCTGTGGATCACAGGGAAGAAAGTGGCAGTTTGGGATCCTGTGTTGCCTTTCCCATGCAGGGATCAGATCCTTGGAAGGGTCATCCAGATGCCCCTGGTACTCAGAGAAACCAGCTAGTGGAAGAGGATTCATCTCAGCCTGGAGATTCTGATTTGGGCTTGGCTGGAGCAAACCTCCTTCCAGCTGCTAACAAGGAATCCAAGAAAAATGAGGAGCTGTCAGCTGAAGGGGAGGCATCTCCAAAAGATTTCCAAATAAACTCTGAACAAACTAGGCAGCCTTTGGTCAGTGACAGTTCAGAGGATCAGACACAAGCCACTCTTCCACCAGCAGCTTCAGGTATTATAGGTGTTTGTTCAAAACTGATGGGTTTGACAAGGAAATCTATTTCTGGTTCCAAAACTGCTTCTTCTGACCAGTTGCCCAGTTCCTCAGCTCAGCCAGAGGATACCCTGAGGTTGGGAAAAAACACTGACAGTGAAGCAAATAACTTCTTTGAGCCCAAAAAGCAGGAGAACACAGGTCTGGAATCTGGAGCTGATCCCATAGGGATGGCACCAAAGGATAAATATCCAGGAATCAATATCCCTCTGGGTATATTCCAGCCTAAATTACCAAACAAGAGAAATCGTGTTTCCAGTGCACAGGACATAAATACAAAATCAGACAGAGTAGAAGCCCGAGTTCCAGCAAACACCAGTGAAACCCCAGGTAACAAGTCCAGCAGGCAGAACTTCAGTCCTTTTCAGTTCATAGCAGAAGAATTTCTCCCTGTGTGCCTGGAGGAAATGGATTCCAATGAATCTGTCAGCTCCGAACTCATGGAAAATGCTTGGGATGATAAAACTCAGAAACAAATCCCCCACTCTGAAAAGGATCCATTTGAAGGGACAAAAGCTTGCAACATGAAAAGAGCTTTAGGACAAACTGAGGAGGATGCTCAAAGCCCAAAGAAGGCCAAGAGGGATCAACATGTGGATGCTGGGGTCTCTCAAGACTTGGAGGTGAGCTTGGTCCCTCACTGTAAGGATATGGGAACACCACCAAGGCTTAAGTTTTGGGGCTGTAAGTGGATCTGTTAGTAGGAGTTCTTGTTTTTCATAACCACCAGCTTGCTGTCATTTTCCTGTGTGATTctctctggttttcatttttttgccaAGCCAGAAGAATCAGGCTGGTGTGTGCAACAGTCCTGTACCAGGCAAAACAGTCAGAATGAGGGATTTGCCAATTTTAAACCATTCTCTGCATAGTATCCCTTTAATCCTTTCAAGGAACAGCTACAATAAACCACTGATCCACTTAGGTTGTCTTCTAGAactacattaattttttttttaaattttttaataacagGTGACTTTTGATGTGCCCCAGGACCAAGCAGAAGCTGATGAAGCTGGAGAGCCTCCAAATCGCTCAGCTAAaagccctgggtgtccccatgccagcaccagcagctccctggattCTGTGAAGGCTGACATAGAGTCCACAAGTAAGAGACCATTTGTGATAAGAGTCCCAAACCCTGTGTTCTTTGCCCTGTAAGGATGTTATTAACCCACCAGTATCTcccctttctgttttgttttcccagtcCAGCGCAGCAGCCAGGTGGAATCCCAGCTTCTCACGGACAGcatttgtgaagaaaatttGTGGGAGGTATGGACAGGGCTGGAAGACAGCAATTTCCTGTCctaacaggaaaaaacctcctGTGTTTATACACTAGTGAGCATGCTGTCTTGAAAAATGGACTTACCTGTATGTTTTTCCTCAAATGCACAGAAATTTCAGAGTGGTGCTATCACGGTTGGGGAGTTTTTTACCCTTCTTCAAGTGCATGTTGTGATTCAGaagcccaggcacagccagcttCCAGCCAGTGTGAGTGGAACAATATAACTGACCTTAGATAATACTcctttgttggtttgggttttaaaTTTTAGCAACTCAGACATCtttaaatgaaaaccagaacagaTTTCCATCTCCTCACCAAATACCATATATTCAGGATTACTGTTCTTGGATAAATATGCTaattcttgcttttaaaatttgttttaaggACAATAAATTGAAAGAATTAGAAGCTCAGTCTGACCTTTTCACTTTATCTTCTCACTGTGTCCATCAGCCACTACTGCCTGTAGCTActctgagctcctcctgcctgttcTACTCTCTCCTTTAGAAATGCTTCACTATGATATTGCTACTTCTATTCCTTCACCtgaagaaaggggaagaaatacAGAACAGAAGTCTGCCTTCTAAATCCTTTCtattctttatttaaaatactctCCTAGCTTAGTTACAGTTTAATTTACAAATGTATTCCTACTGAGTTGTCTCTAAGTATTCATCAGGCTTAATAACACTGCTTCTGTGGTTTAGTGACTGATACAAAACAGACACCACCCCCACAAAAGCCCCTGGAAACTTTCTCTGAAGGAGTGGAAATAATTAATGTCAGTGATTTATGAGCTTTACTATACAGGCAGCTTGCTGAAATACCCCTCTCATATTTATTTGAGCAATAAAGCTCCATAAAGCTTCCCTAAGGCTTGGGGACTTTAATTCTGAATTAAGCATGACTTTGAATTAAGCATTGCTTTGTTGGGGAGCACTCTTTTATCTGCATAACATATAATATTTTCAAGTCTTCATCTAAAAAGGAGACCTCTTTCagtaatatttaatttcattgtttTGAGCTCTAATGATGAGGCACATATCCCAAAAGGAAGCTTGTGCTCTGGTGTGAGGAAACACAAGTTGTGAAAGCAGAATTGAAATGACTGGAAGTTACTATTTCTgaaaaagatggatttttttttcttctttttcttcctacttttccctgtgttttccctCAGTGTGCAGTCAGTGCACCTCCCACTGCAGAAGATCTCATCTACAGCCAGTACGTTCAC includes the following:
- the KNL1 gene encoding LOW QUALITY PROTEIN: kinetochore scaffold 1 (The sequence of the model RefSeq protein was modified relative to this genomic sequence to represent the inferred CDS: deleted 1 base in 1 codon) — its product is MLYCTRGSRPVRRQCVVTARGGRLDLNGAAAAGEREPGPGTRKPGFGSGGPRAGVLVLYFIGKAYPAAMDKIYTDPNMEMDNTEHIRRKRLSSILKAPRNPLDDLGNGNEITEDIHAERRRRSSRRVSFASTINCRVFQRDLKNGTSETENTGCSANDKDDTLTNQNEDPGAVPCEITGMNTLLHAPIQALGQQTEWHDVDQAAPRMDKQDTTLLFSEENEMEMTASHTAMISRNLSTHQPDRTEKIDFSSFLAKLNSSQGKAETSKELSLLSDSTNHPGPSLEQKEEATTVKKIDFNEFLLRLKSNNPAEGADRDNVCCVPSQGSGDVTQLSGEFGYSHEPLDTCNVTRVFRGREGGMEMTKCEAADVKIPFPGVSEVPAEQWECGDVTQAFADEGMDVTTSHTAKVSFALSTVGNQRLNFQKDFPPTELDNSVFRGASNPSLNVQQDPQLCADRKAASAEGRGEPPVLRAGKQEAGALAAIQGSVSSETIFRGDKTIVFSKCDDMEMTGNYTDIIYEASTTEQSSSCHKPCEKPVSTNPPLAGSRSLACGDIPKGLAPGDNPAAGPYKNSALELPSASGGQVENVSQACGPAAASSGFGSYTHFVAGGVLKSRSDPSANPQLVFSGEKTVIFGGEDMDLAKTFVKDGGENVDNEHPTAVFTSVTCKPHFLGNRSMSSNVTEQEEMEITRCHTVFFDGQSSGITAETKQMPCKIIPRKNQNKDVTEGDISAYSVDMDKENVEVRSIDWNIKRSQAMESNAQDLQMVMVDKKLGKTNFQASGLSSCAKSMCLLQEQNRGVPENVVTNTGASLSLQSQEVGSQPLGKNPPSPSDFCTNDTTGLFLGDQSMDITKAHPAAFEIAPINTEQGCNNYNQNTAVSKQLQNQPFPVSSHHGVDIVSQTAAMECGDLKMSTNKQIVTAVAPSGSFAFNNNPAPSGMRGNEQSGTVIGINAEGQKSERQEKPQPVRAVSKVLPTQGDSERHFSMGKTGSSRQDLKTLPLTPGLLQRGAEEPVWARTSEAPKESSQLSFFGEKSVVFPHGENMDMTGSGVVMVPVHTVRVLSQNKAAPGCFGQGGNERMSLEKGVTTTMPAEQGRQEAAGGTTISFPLAEDMEITTTHTGWHRQPIPAIPADKTIVFAPDQEDMDITASHTVAVSKNICGFEAQQVPHTNTQQPPQHMHAGLVPCRGEMDSSQYATKPLPSSASSVPAFPSEKGATQVPSGTTPHSIYSVSLQESTMDVGAPHDQGLPPDNSVPVSREQDLAPPEKLQSKGVSLEFPSKGPVDHREESGSLGSCVAFPMQGSDPWKGHPDAPGTQRNQLVEEDSSQPGDSDLGLAGANLLPAANKESKKNEELSAEGEASPKDFQINSEQTRQPLVSDSSEDQTQATLPPAASGIIGVCSKLMGLTRKSISGSKTASSDQLPSSSAQPEDTLRLGKNTDSEANNFFEPKKQENTGLESGADPIGMAPKDKYPGINIPLGIFQPKLPNKRNRVSSAQDINTKSDRVEARVPANTSETPGNKSSRQNFSPFQFIAEEFLPVCLEEMDSNESVSSELMENAWDDKTQKQIPHSEKDPFEGTKACNMKRALGQTEEDAQSPKKAKRDQHVDAGVSQDLEVTFDVPQDQAEADEAGEPPNRSAKSPGCPHASTSSSLDSVKADIESTIQRSSQVESQLLTDSICEENLWEKFQSGAITVGEFFTLLQVHVVIQKPRHSQLPASCAVSAPPTAEDLIYSQYVHRPKLRIYEEDCQDLSQKIVELKPHVTVLDQPLVNVIRSLWEVMRTCTDEELSKFGAELNKMKSCFTKEAKILSHNEKETLYRKLLQSAEEQYRKLQSRMEKVDEWMKEAESSVVALESDSFWDGKEAGCSAGAAGGQNVQEELQSITAQEEELLRELSQMDAEDELDLAEMEKLKNTERDCLEILEKYDFTEWELMEWSEQQAVFNFLYDSVTLTVMFGPPIDDEFFAAHPSRSIMSLDFESFLDEEQAPPSSCLVQKLIFQFIESQGCWQKKCPKLCYLPQALFDISLVVSRCRILGDELEFLQRWGAKFQLLETDIKDTEVKLLFSSSVAFAKFELTLALSHDYPSAVLPFRVQTHIGDIGEKEIAAVLSRVPAGHHYLQRAVTSIHQDLLQAPR